In Natronococcus occultus SP4, the following proteins share a genomic window:
- a CDS encoding response regulator, protein MIPSREVLLVEDNPGDVRLVREAFAATDGDHELHAVMTGEDAVQFLERRARDEAIPDLVLLDLNLPGIDGGDVLERIRESPELRRLPVIVLSSSEASEDVEACYRRAANAYLAKPIAPEELVSMIRSVERFWFDHARLPPQ, encoded by the coding sequence ATGATCCCCTCCCGGGAGGTTCTGCTGGTCGAGGACAACCCCGGCGACGTCCGGCTCGTTCGGGAGGCGTTCGCGGCGACCGACGGCGATCACGAGCTCCACGCGGTGATGACCGGTGAGGACGCCGTCCAGTTTCTCGAACGACGAGCCCGCGACGAGGCGATCCCGGATCTCGTCTTACTGGATCTGAACCTGCCCGGCATCGACGGTGGAGACGTCCTCGAGCGGATCAGAGAGTCGCCGGAGCTCCGGCGGCTTCCGGTGATCGTCCTCTCGAGCTCGGAGGCCAGCGAGGACGTCGAGGCGTGTTACCGCCGCGCGGCTAACGCCTACCTGGCGAAGCCGATCGCGCCCGAGGAGCTCGTCTCGATGATCAGAAGCGTCGAACGGTTCTGGTTCGATCACGCCCGCCTCCCACCCCAGTAG
- a CDS encoding DCC1-like thiol-disulfide oxidoreductase family protein, with protein sequence MTEPTLVFDDDCGFCTWWAELFDDRTDVRIIGFSDLTPELRERLPAEYEDCSHFVTDDEVYSCGASIEEGLARMDDVGAVREVVEFLRNFEDYERVREQGYSRVAGNRDFWGQFVSKTPPVRREESE encoded by the coding sequence ATGACCGAACCGACGCTCGTCTTCGACGACGACTGCGGGTTCTGTACGTGGTGGGCAGAGCTGTTCGACGACCGCACGGACGTCCGTATCATCGGCTTTAGCGACCTGACTCCCGAGCTACGCGAGCGACTGCCCGCGGAGTACGAGGACTGTTCACACTTCGTGACCGACGACGAGGTCTACTCCTGTGGCGCCTCGATCGAGGAAGGGCTCGCCCGGATGGACGACGTCGGCGCGGTACGGGAGGTAGTCGAGTTCCTCCGGAACTTCGAGGACTACGAGCGCGTCCGCGAACAGGGGTACAGTCGGGTGGCAGGAAACCGCGACTTCTGGGGACAGTTCGTCTCGAAGACGCCGCCAGTTCGGCGAGAGGAATCGGAATAG